In Halichondria panicea chromosome 17, odHalPani1.1, whole genome shotgun sequence, a single window of DNA contains:
- the LOC135351355 gene encoding neurotrypsin-like — MRKVVICDLHTEFQEALPIPMMNYSLWISVIVMSLVWAVGGQLSGDVRLIDTSGLTGGRGVGRLEVYYSGQWGTVCQDGFGPAGALVACRQLGFLGYVVYGIIRNSGDLAASESTPTWLDNLRCNGSESRLDECPQNPTGVHNCDRSDDVALVCAINGVLRLVNPATTWVASSGRLEFFNIDQWETVCDDSFGPNDARVACRQLGYTDYTKYGRVETLGFSQPSNSTRTWLNELHCLGTERILMDCPANTIGVEDCTHTQDVVLVCTANGDLRLVGNSGQTGGSSGRLEVYNNEQWGAVCDDRFSPNDARVACRQLGFLTYTRYGTVGTLGFNEISSDSPTWLDELLCLGTKSRLVNCPANTIGVEDCTHTQDVALICTANGDLRLVGSSGQTGGSSGRLEVYYNGQWGAVCDDRFGINDARVACRQL, encoded by the exons ATGCGTAAAGTTGTGATTTGTGACCTTCATACTGAATTCCAAGAAGCATTACCCATACCAATGATGAATTACTCACTGTGGATCTCAGTTATTGTCATGAGCCTGGTTTGGGCTGTTGGAG GACAATTGAGTGGAGATGTGAGGCTGATAGATACGTCCGGTTTAACAGGAGGCAGAGGAGTTGGTAGACTGGAGGTCTACTAtagtggacaatgggggacagtgtgtcagGATGGATTTGGTCCAGCTGGTGCACTTGTTGCTTGTCGTCAGCTTGGTTTCCTAGGTTATGTAGTATATGGAATCATACGGAA TTCTGGTGACCTAGCAGCGTCAGAATCCACTCCAACATGGTTGGACAACCTTCGCTGCAATGGTTCTGAAAGCAGACTGGATGAATGCCCACAAAATCCTACCGGAGTTCATAATTGTGACCGTTCTGATGATGTGGCATTAGTGTGTGCAATAA ATGGAGTTTTGAGACTAGTGAATCCTGCTACCACTTGGGTAGCCTCCTCTGGTAGACTGGAGTTCTTTAATATTGATCAGTGGGagacagtgtgtgatgacagCTTTGGTCCAAatgatgcaagagtggcttgtcgtcagctAGGGTACACAGACTATACCAAGTATGGAAGAGTAGAAACATTAGg TTTCTCCCAGCCTTCAAATTCCACCCGGACATGGCTGAATGAGCTTCATTGCTTAGGAACTGAGAGAATACTTATGGATTGTCCCgctaacactatcggagttgaagattgtACCCACACCCAAGATGTGGTCTTGGTCTGTACTGCAA atggagacctgaggctggtaggcaACTCAGGCCAAACAGGAGGCTcttctggcagactggaggtctataATAATGAACAATGGGGGGCAGTGTGTGACGATCGCTTCAGTCCAAatgatgcaagagtggcttgtcgtcaactagggttctTAACCTACACTCGATATGGAACAGTTGGAACGCTAGG TTTCAATGAAATTTCATCAGACTCTCCAACATGGCTGGACGAGCTTCTTTGTTTAGGAACTAAGAGCAGACTCGTTAATTGTCCAGCTAACACTAttggagttgaagattgcacccacacacaagacGTGGCCTTGATCTGTACTGCaa atggagacctgaggctggtaggcaGCTCAGGCCaaacaggaggctcctctggcagactggaggtatattacaatggacaatgggggGCAGTGTGTGATGACAGATTCGGTATAAATGATGCAagggtggcttgtcgtcaactataG
- the LOC135350842 gene encoding defense protein l(2)34Fc-like produces MIMKLLVCTSLLLCSMVLLVECYPDGAPEESCKTLAPSSEKHDARPQTTTSPYSLNISGFNDGEGYHYELGKTYQLTLLGVDKHPFKGFFVEAREKKSSNETRPTGKFTVMQGDSVSRLSSCSVRTDGITQKSAVEKVAVTFEWTAPTLGVGDINFEFAVVQVKKIYWAHQLTASIKQKPSAL; encoded by the exons ATGATCATGAAGCTGCTTGTCTGCACCTCCTTGCTGTTGTGCTCTATGGTACTCTTGGTGGAGTGTTACCCCGATGGTGCTCCTGAAGAATCATGCAAAACCCTTGCTCCGTCTTCCGAAAAGCATGACGCACGTCCCCAAACAACAACAAGTCCTTATTCTCTTAACATTTCAGGCTTCAATGACGGAGAAGGCTATCATTACGAGCTTGGAAAAACTTACCAAT TGACTCTGCTTGGAGTGGACAAACATCCTTTCAAAGGGTTCTTTGTGGAGGCTCGAGAGAAGAAATCTAGTAATGAAACAAGGCCGACTGGGAAGTTCACCGTGATGCAGGGAGACTCAGTCAGCAGACTCAGCAGTTGCTCTGTCCGTACC GATGGGATCACACAGAAATCTGCTGTAGAAAAGGTAGCTGTCACTTTTGAGTGGACGGCGCCTACACTGGGAGTGGGAGACATTAACTTTGA GTTTGCAGTTGTTCAAGTGAAGAAGATTTACTGGGCACACCAGTTAACTGCTTCGATCAAGCAAAAGCCAA GTGCCCTCTGA
- the LOC135351071 gene encoding uncharacterized protein LOC135351071, whose translation MFRKTIFNSNIGQLRGGAMYLLFHETKSEESCPNLSIEIENCNFTNNILNASNADSGVAINIYNYQINGVKVSSFPHYKVNITRCSFSNNKLVMTHRANTQDLIAGGATVYISKQKRETFISDSSFVNNSITAISAFNSIIVFSGNVTITNNTGLDGGGLVLCQSSYILFTSNTTLTFENNNATLSGGGIYAEDQCLQSKPLCFYQVYNDNNSLTTAQKISILDTIHVVMINNTAGYAGSQIFGGFMDQCYTTFIKNSTNDYMYNKIFDESLWHWNNTFDQSYVTSFPKHICFCENNSKICGTQFVDKTMYPGQTFTVSLVAVGQFNHPVPATIIMTSVSRGKPYHRTIKAKCTTLTLKVLSGQNITGEDKVVILIESDTGTLGGKYLRWINIKYRNCPLGTILNKTTGFCYWSAGDSTYNASDQTIRKPGLTWIGYHNDTDTDSKIGNGFIKFLYCPQLYCDYNVTSINISHSETFNQDRLFDQQCREHRHGILCGACKKPYSSAISSTKCVQCSDHSIIYRLLLLLGSLVIAVLALLFMLWCNVTITDGTINGFLFYTSMFHVSEELFLHPLHWSYALSSLVAWFNLNIGMSVCFYNGFDVFGQVVLNLLVPLFVWTGLGLLILISSKSSGITRFVGKNAVKVLATIILLSYTTILQAEVAVFSCSTIYYPNNTSKQHWLPDGNVLCWRGKHLALVVIGGLFGIATVLYTLMLLFIQPLQRYSHVRGLRWVAKLKPFFDAYTSPHVIKHRYRFWTGLLLLFRMISSIWFALTSKNNEYKHYGVALTVICILILSIIVFLGGIYKQLWLNILNASFYTNLTILSFFSFDSATKQPEFSGKGNYTQITATYTSLGVAFVTFLFILSYHVYKRLKETGLLAHCVGRILGTRCWRAAVGYWNRGRIQYVRLLQEDLQDREMNNDFNGERQLDEDYNWERELDVQDRELNSEDDHVPRPDSREESSDPRSSRDSN comes from the coding sequence ATGTTCAGAAAAACCATTTTCAATAGCAACATAGGTCAACTAAGAGGAGGTGCAATGTATTTACTGTTTCATGAAACTAAATCGGAGGAGTCTTGTCCCAATTTATCCATTGAAATTGAAAATTGTAACTTCACAAACAACATACTAAATGCTTCTAATGCTGATAGTGGAGTGGCAATCAACATATACAACTATCAAATTAATGGGGTAAAAGTATCTTCTTTTCCACACTATAAAGTGAATATCACAAGGTGTAGCTTCAGTAATAACAAGCTAGTGATGACTCACAGAGCTAATACTCAAGATTTAATTGCAGGAGGAGCAACTGTTTACATTAGTAAACAGAAAAGAGAAACATTTATCAGTGACTCTAGCTTTGTAAACAACAGCATAACGGCCATTTCTGCTTTCAATTCTATTATAGTGTTTAGTGGCAATGTGACCATAACAAATAATACAGGCCTTGACGGTGGGGGCCTAGTTCTCTGCCAGAGTTCGTACATTTTGTTCACCTCAAATACCACATTGACATTTGAAAATAACAATGCTACTTTATCTGGAGGAGGCATATACGCAGAAGATCAGTGTTTACAATCTAAGCCACTGTGTTTTTACCAAGTGTACAATGACAATAATTCGTTAACTACAGCTCAAAAGATCTCAATATTGGACACTATTCACGTGGTAATGATTAACAACACAGCTGGGTACGCTGGAAGTCAGATATTCGGAGGGTTTATGGATCAATGCTATACAACATTTATCAAGAACAGTACAaatgactacatgtacaacaagaTCTTCGATGAATCGTTGTGGCATTGGAACAATACATTCGATCAATCCTATGTGACTTCTTTTCCTAAACATATTTGCTTTTGTGAGAACAATTCAAAGATTTGTGGAACTCAATTTGTTGATAAAACCATGTATCCCGGTCAAACATTTACAGTGTCTCTAGTTGCTGTGGGACAATTTAACCATCCAGTTCCAGCTACTATTATCATGACCAGCGTCTCAAGAGGGAAACCTTACCACCGTACTATCAAAGCTAAATGCACCACATTAACACTGAAAGTGCTATCAGGACAAAATATTACAGGAGAAGATAAAGTAGTTATTCTCATAGAATCTGATACTGGGACTCTAGGAGGAAAATATTTACGATGGATAAACATAAAATACCGAAACTGTCCATTGGGAACTATATTAAATAAAACAACTGGCTTTTGTTATTGGTCTGCTGGAGACAGTACTTATAATGCTAGTGACCAAACTATTCGAAAACCAGGCTTAACATGGATAGGTTACCATAATGATACTGATACTGACTCCAAAATTGGAAATGGTTTCATAAAGTTTTTATACTGTCCCCAGCTCTATTGTGACTATAATGTAACATCTATAAACATCAGTCATTCAGAAACATTCAATCAGGATCGACTTTTTGATCAGCAATGTCGCGAACACAGACACGGCATTTTGTGCGGAGCGTGTAAGAAGCCATACAGCTCGGCCATAAGTTCAACCAAGTGTGTCCAGTGTTCAGACCACAGCATTATATACCGGCTTCTCCTTCTGCTAGGCTCTCTAGTGATTGCAGTTCTAGCTCTGCTCTTCATGCTTTGGTGTAATGTGACTATCACAGACGGAACAATAAATGGATTCTTATTCTATACTAGTATGTTTCATGTTAGTGAGGAATTGTTTTTACATCCTTTGCATTGGTCTTATGCCTTATCCAGCTTGGTGGCTTGGTTCAACTTGAATATAGGCATGAGTGTATGCTTTTACAATGGTTTTGATGTTTTTGGACAAGTTGTCTTGAATTTGCTTGTCCCTCTATTTGTTTGGACAGGATTAGGACTATTGATTCTTATTAGCTCAAAATCCAGTGGGATTACTCGATTTGTTGGTAAGAATGCTGTGAAAGTGTTGGCTACAATCATACTACTTTCCTACACCACAATTCTTCAAGCTGAAGTGGCTGTGTTTTCCTGCTCAACGATATATTATCCTAACAATACCAGTAAGCAACACTGGTTACCCGACGGTAATGTACTGTGTTGGCGAGGGAAGCACTTGGCTCTGGTGGTGATTGGTGGTTTGTTTGGAATAGCTACTGTTCTGTACACTTTAATGCTCCTCTTTATTCAACCATTGCAAAGATATTCTCATGTGAGGGGACTGAGATGGGTGGCCAAATTAAAGCCATTTTTTGACGCTTACACTAGCCCTCATGTGATCAAGCATCGCTACCGATTCTGGACTGGACTGTTACTCTTATTTAGAATGATTAGTAGTATTTGGTTTGCTCTGACCTCCAAGAACAACGAGTACAAACACTATGGGGTAGCATTGACAGTAATATGCATCCTCATTTTAAGCATAATTGTTTTTTTGGGTGGAATCTACAAGCAATTGTGGTTGAATATTCTCAACGCTTCGTTTTACACAAATCTAActattttgtcatttttctcCTTTGATTCAGCTACAAAACAACCTGAATTTAGTGGAAAAGGAAATTATACACAAATCACTGCCACCTACACTTCACTAGGCGTAGCCTTTGTGACATTCCTGTTCATTCTCTCCTACCATGTGTACAAACGTCTGAAAGAGACCGGTCTGCTCGCTCACTGTGTGGGAAGAATCCTGGGGACTCGGTGTTGGAGAGCAGCTGTTGGATATTGGAACAGAGGCAGGATACAATACGTAAGGCTGCTCCAAGAAGACCTTCAGGATCGAGAAATGAACAATGATTTCAATGGAGAGAGACAGCTCGACGAGGATTATAACTGGGAGAGAGAGCTAGATGTACAAGACAGAGAGCTCAATTCTGAAGATGATCATGTTCCAAGACCTGATTCACGTGAAGAAAGCAGCGATCCAAGATCAAGTAGAGATTCCAACTAA